One Burkholderiales bacterium genomic window, CCGCGTTCAACGCCAGCACGTTGGTCTGTTCGGTAATGTCGGAAATCAGTTCGACGATCTCGCCGATCTCCTGGGACGATTCGCCGAGACGCTTGATCCGCTTCGCTGTTTCCTGAATCTGTTCGCGAATCTCGTTCATGCCGGAAATGGTGTTTTGCACCGCAATCGTGCCTTTTTCCGCGGCATTCAGCGAACGTTTGGCAACATTGGCGGATTCCGCCGCGCTTGCCGACACCTCTGTGATCGACTGCGCCATCTGCAACACCGACGACGTCGTTTCCTTGATTTCGACCGATTGTTTTGCCGTCGCATCGATCAATTGCCTGGAAATCGTTTGCGCTTTACTGGAAGCAGACGCCACCTGGCCGGTCGCTTTGTTAATGCCGTTCACCAGAGTGCGCAGCTCTTCAATCGTGAGGTTGATCGAGTCCGCGATCGCGCCTGTAATATCTTCGGTTACCAGCGCCTGCACGGTCAGATCGCCGTCAGCCAGGTCGCCCAACTCGTTCAGCAGCCGCAAAATCGCTTCCTGATTCCGTTGGTTTTCGCGCCCGCTGTCCAGAGAACGGCGTCGAGCGTCGTGGAGGATGACTTTACCGATCAGCAGCATGGTTGCGAAGGCGAGCACGCCGAAGACGATGGTTGCGACTGTCGTTGCGATTTCCGAGAATTCCTTTTCGTAGACTTGGGTCAGGTCCTGAGTGTCCTGCATCAGTTGTTCGCTGCCGACGTAGATGTTCTGCCCGGCCTGCTTGGTCGAAATCAGTTTCTGCATGTTCTGCAGTATCGAATTGACGCTTCCTTCGAATTCCTTGAACAGCGCCTGCAGGGCGCCGAGGCGATCACGCGCTTCCGGGGCGCTGACCGGGCTCAGCCTGAGTTCTTCGCTGCCGTTCAGCAGCCCCTGCAAGTTGGCGCGAAATACGTTGGTGTCTTTGGCCAACAGGAAGGCGACTTCAGGATCGATCGTTTCGCCCGAGAGCAGCGCATTGGCGTTTTTGGCCAGCTTCTGGGTCAGCATGGTCAACTGGTTGGCAGTCGCTATAGCACGCGGCGCGCCGCCGTTTTGAGCGATCAGGCTTGCCACCTCGTCGGCGAGTTCGAGCAACTGCGTGTTGCTCGCGTTGATTGCCGCGACACTTTTGCCGAGGTTGAGCAGGCTGTTTTTCTCGGCAAGGATCAGGCTCGCCTGATCTTCAATCGGCTGCCACTGCTGGCTGATCGTCCGCAACTCGGCCTGCGCCTCGCCCGACGATGCGGGGACGTCGCGGCCGGCGCGAGATCCGCCTTGCGACAGCGTGGCCAGATCTCTTGCGAACGTGTCGCGGCTGTCCTGCAACTGGTCGAAACCGGATACGTTGCCGACTACCGCCTGCTGCGCGCCCTTGGCAAGGCGCTGCGAAAGCATCTGCATTTCGCGCGCAGTGGATATATAGATGCCGGAATGCGTTGTCTGCCGACTGTTGATGAAAATCATCAAGGCGCCGAGCGCGAGGAATAGCAGCAGCAGCGTGCCAAGCACCTTCAATTGTTTGGCGTGAGGCAAGGCGCCGATCAGCGGTAGCTGACTCGGCGTGGATGATTTATCCTTCTGTATGTCATCCGTCATAGAGATGGTCTGCATCGGATCGTAATTGGGATCCTGCGTATCCGCTGTCCGGCGAAGCCGGCCCTTGCCGCCCTTTGAGCCAAAAAGCGGAAACCTGAAACTCGACAAAATGGACGCCATTTGCTTCTCCTGTAAAACTAAATTCCGACTTGTAAAAAATCCGGATGCTGTATGAGTTCGCGCATTGCCAACTCTGTCCAAAGCGCGCCATCGTCATCGAGATATTGCGCTTTGATCCAGGGGCGATCGATTGACGTTTGTTCTTTACGCGTGAGTTGCTCGGGCTTGCGCAGACCGAGCATGCGGCTGACCAGAATCCCGCAATTGACGCCAAACTTCTGGCCGACCAGAAGAACCCGGCTGTCGACAGTCGGATGGGTTGGTGTCTCGCCGATAAAGGCCGCCAGATCGACGATACTGTACAAATTGCCGCGCACGTTGGCGACGCCGCAATACCAACTGCGGGTCAACGGCACGGAAACGAAATTAGGCAGCGGCAATACTTCGCCGGCATCGCTGAGTTCGACCAGCCAGTTATCGCGGCCGATTTGCAGGCCGAGCATCGAAACCGGAGCGGCAGGCGCATCGGCAACCGCCCGCAAGCGCGCGACCAGGCCATGCTGGTATTCGCGCAGACTGACTCGCTTAGCCATTAGCCGAGCGCTGAAATCTTGGCCAGCAGCTTGGCTTTATCGACGGGCTTGACGATATAGTCTCTAGCGCCTTGGCGCATGCCCCAGATCTTGTCCGTTTCCTGGCCTTTCGACGTGCACATGATGACTGGAATATGCTTGGTCTCATCATCCCGCGACAGCGCGCGAGTGGCTTGAAAACCGCTTTGTCCCGGCAGCACGACGTCCATTAGGATCAGGTCAGGTTTGACTTCCTTGGTCTTGGTCAGGGCTTCTTCGGCATTTTCGGCGGTCGAAACCTGGTAGCCGTTTTT contains:
- a CDS encoding type IV pili methyl-accepting chemotaxis transducer N-terminal domain-containing protein, which translates into the protein MASILSSFRFPLFGSKGGKGRLRRTADTQDPNYDPMQTISMTDDIQKDKSSTPSQLPLIGALPHAKQLKVLGTLLLLFLALGALMIFINSRQTTHSGIYISTAREMQMLSQRLAKGAQQAVVGNVSGFDQLQDSRDTFARDLATLSQGGSRAGRDVPASSGEAQAELRTISQQWQPIEDQASLILAEKNSLLNLGKSVAAINASNTQLLELADEVASLIAQNGGAPRAIATANQLTMLTQKLAKNANALLSGETIDPEVAFLLAKDTNVFRANLQGLLNGSEELRLSPVSAPEARDRLGALQALFKEFEGSVNSILQNMQKLISTKQAGQNIYVGSEQLMQDTQDLTQVYEKEFSEIATTVATIVFGVLAFATMLLIGKVILHDARRRSLDSGRENQRNQEAILRLLNELGDLADGDLTVQALVTEDITGAIADSINLTIEELRTLVNGINKATGQVASASSKAQTISRQLIDATAKQSVEIKETTSSVLQMAQSITEVSASAAESANVAKRSLNAAEKGTIAVQNTISGMNEIREQIQETAKRIKRLGESSQEIGEIVELISDITEQTNVLALNAAIQAASAGEAGRGFTVVAEEVQRLAERSGEATKQIGAIVKTIQTDTQDAVAAMEKSTHGVVEGAKLSDAAGQTLQEIGEVSKNLAQLATSISTATQAQAESTDKVAKNMQEILRITDQTTQGTQQTAVSIGQLADLATELKGSVSGFKLG
- a CDS encoding chemotaxis protein CheW, whose product is MAKRVSLREYQHGLVARLRAVADAPAAPVSMLGLQIGRDNWLVELSDAGEVLPLPNFVSVPLTRSWYCGVANVRGNLYSIVDLAAFIGETPTHPTVDSRVLLVGQKFGVNCGILVSRMLGLRKPEQLTRKEQTSIDRPWIKAQYLDDDGALWTELAMRELIQHPDFLQVGI
- a CDS encoding response regulator, which gives rise to MPISKVLVVDDSPTERHFLVDLLTKNGYQVSTAENAEEALTKTKEVKPDLILMDVVLPGQSGFQATRALSRDDETKHIPVIMCTSKGQETDKIWGMRQGARDYIVKPVDKAKLLAKISALG